Proteins encoded together in one Triticum dicoccoides isolate Atlit2015 ecotype Zavitan chromosome 7B, WEW_v2.0, whole genome shotgun sequence window:
- the LOC119336210 gene encoding probable protein phosphatase 2C 60, whose translation MIVTLMNFLRACWRPSSNRHARTGSDATGRQDGLLWYKDTGEHVNGDFSMAVVQANNLLEDQCQIESGPLSFLDSGPYGTFVGVYDGHGGPETACYINDNLFNHLKRFASEQNSMSADVLKKAYEATEDGFFSIVTKQWPVKPQIAAVGSCCLVGVICGGMLYVANVGDSRAVLGKHVKATGEVLAVQLSAEHNVSIEPVRKELQSMHPEDRHVVVLKHNVWRVKGLIQVCRSIGDAYLKKQEFNREPLYAKFRLREPFNRPILSSEPSICVQPIQPQDEFIIFASDGLWEHLTNQQAVDIVQSSPRSGSARRLIKSALLEAAKKREMRYSDLKKIDRGVRRHFHDDITVIILYLDSSLVSRASTHRGPAVSLRGAGVSLRSSTLAPYGSQM comes from the exons ATGATAGTGACATTGATGAACTTTCTACGGGCGTGTTGGAGACCTTCATCCAACCGGCATGCCCGGACAGGCTCAGATGCTACCGGTAGGCAGGACGGACTTCTATGGTACAAGGACACTGGGGAGCATGTAAATGGGGACTTCTCCATGGCTGTTGTCCAGGCCAATAACCTACTTGAGGACCAGTGTCAGATTGAGTCGGGCCCGTTGAGCTTTCTCGACTCTGGCCCATACGGCACTTTCGTCGGGGTTTACGATGGGCACGGTGGACCGGAGACAGCTTGCTACATCAACGATAACCTCTTCAACCATCTTAAAA GGTTCGCTTCGGAACAAAATTCAATGTCTGCTGATGTACTGAAGAAAGCATATGAAGCTACAGAAGATGGATTCTTCTCTATCGTCACCAAGCAATGGCCTGTCAAGCCTCAAATAGCGGCTGTTGGCTCATGCTGTCTGGTTGGTGTTATCTGTGGTGGCATGCTTTATGTTGCCAATGTTGGGGATTCTCGTGCTGTTCTAGGAAAACATGTTAAAGCCACTGGGGAAGTATTGGCGGTCCAACTGTCCGCAGAGCATAACGTCAGCATTGAGCCAGTGAGAAAAGAATTGCAGTCAATGCACCCCGAAGATAGGCATGTTGTTGTTCTCAAGCACAATGTTTGGCGTGTAAAAGGCCTAATTCAG GTCTGCAGATCGATCGGTGATGCCTATCTGAAAAAACAAGAGTTCAACCGGGAACCTCTGTATGCAAAATTCCGTCTTCGTGAACCTTTTAACAGGCCCATACTAAGTTCAGAACCATCCATTTGTGTGCAACCAATACAGCCACAGGATGAGTTTATCATATTTGCATCTGATGGACTTTGGGAGCACTTAACCAACCAGCAGGCTGTTGACATTGTTCAAAGTAGCCCTCGTAGT GGGAGCGCTAGGAGGCTCATAAAATCAGCCTTGCTAGAAGCAGCCAAGAAAAGAGAGATGAGGTACTCCGATCTCAAGAAGATCGACCGAGGTGTCCGTCGCCACTTCCACGACGACATAACCGTCATCATACTCTACCTCGACTCGAGCCTCGTAAGCAGGGCGAGCACCCACAGGGGCCCTGCTGTTTCCCTAAGAGGCGCCGGCGTGAGCCTGCGCAGCAGCACGCTCGCACCTTATGGGTCGCAGATGTAA